The following proteins are co-located in the Tolypothrix sp. NIES-4075 genome:
- a CDS encoding GH39 family glycosyl hydrolase codes for MRRRDVLMGVSTAAAASLWHTISQVHQDTKSVRVSVDWQTSIAKSTANTFGSNDYEITTPERARDSAYQKLLSELNIKLIRIHHGELSDRWSNPATKTWDIAKIKAGYDASYPQKPIIIQNIGSWAKWMQQTPDGLLHPKEYDNYAAFCAELVVILNQRLSRKILYWEPFNEQDVRYHKAGKLDELWVIYNKVAQAMKAKDPKIKIGGPVLTWDETSRLTSFLQSCASNVDFISWHRYASGDANDSTDKIMAYTPNYGQQVREFRAIAKKYIPQRHIPLLLGEYNINYSWESGEKRQNTHIGAVWFASVLKHLAEAGVDMATSWHLKDGIYGMIDSENRLRPAASVFAWGVKYLTGTVMQTKSDRSSVEAMAVINADGKRSLLLINKSAKPAELTLTGMSKIKLPNILPIFYLNANGVQNTSITQQLLLGKAFNLEAYSLALVRLSG; via the coding sequence ATGCGACGAAGAGACGTTTTGATGGGAGTATCAACTGCCGCAGCAGCATCGCTATGGCATACAATCTCCCAGGTACACCAAGATACAAAATCAGTCCGAGTCAGTGTGGATTGGCAAACATCAATAGCTAAATCCACTGCCAACACCTTTGGTTCTAATGATTATGAAATTACCACACCCGAACGTGCGCGAGACTCTGCATACCAAAAATTATTATCTGAGTTAAACATCAAATTAATTCGCATCCATCATGGTGAATTGAGCGATCGCTGGTCTAATCCAGCGACTAAAACCTGGGATATAGCGAAAATTAAAGCAGGTTACGATGCATCCTATCCGCAAAAACCCATTATTATTCAAAATATCGGCAGTTGGGCTAAGTGGATGCAACAAACTCCAGATGGTCTGCTACACCCTAAAGAATATGACAACTATGCAGCTTTTTGTGCAGAGTTGGTGGTAATTCTCAATCAACGTCTATCTCGCAAGATACTGTATTGGGAACCATTTAACGAACAAGATGTGCGCTATCACAAAGCAGGAAAGCTTGACGAACTATGGGTTATATATAACAAAGTTGCTCAAGCAATGAAAGCCAAAGACCCCAAAATTAAAATTGGTGGTCCCGTCCTCACTTGGGATGAAACAAGCAGACTCACATCATTTCTGCAAAGTTGCGCTTCTAATGTAGACTTTATCTCTTGGCATCGTTATGCCAGCGGTGATGCTAACGACTCCACCGATAAAATTATGGCTTACACGCCGAATTACGGTCAACAAGTGCGAGAATTCCGGGCGATCGCCAAAAAATATATTCCCCAGCGTCATATACCCTTATTACTAGGCGAATACAACATTAACTACTCTTGGGAATCGGGTGAGAAGCGTCAAAATACGCATATTGGGGCAGTTTGGTTTGCTTCCGTACTCAAACACCTAGCAGAAGCGGGTGTAGATATGGCAACCTCCTGGCATCTCAAAGACGGAATTTACGGCATGATTGACTCAGAAAATCGTTTGCGACCTGCCGCCAGTGTATTTGCTTGGGGAGTAAAGTATTTAACAGGTACAGTCATGCAGACAAAAAGCGATCGCTCTAGTGTAGAAGCAATGGCAGTCATAAATGCTGACGGAAAACGTTCTTTATTGTTAATCAATAAATCAGCTAAACCTGCCGAACTTACTTTAACAGGGATGTCAAAAATCAAACTCCCGAATATTTTGCCTATTTTTTACCTAAATGCAAATGGAGTGCAAAATACTAGCATCACTCAACAATTGTTGTTGGGAAAAGCTTTTAATTTAGAAGCCTACTCTCTGGCTTTAGTTCGTTTATCTGGCTAA
- a CDS encoding GumC family protein codes for MAKIAAIAIRHWKPLILWNILILGVTVATAMFLPRVWMATTQFTVNGASGNLDANLGILGSLKNGTSQISATGGNSQLNMQQSILNSDTLMERVLAKDPEKSQFKRLAIYKKQFEVTPDETSNILSISINASSPELAKLRADNLTKLFQQRLSELRQTNRSSKRKLSTKELADAKKNLILAQQALAKFKQSTGLVDAQEQTKAIVSTIDSLTKAQLQAQSQAEYSQNRVATLSNRLRMSPNEAISSLSLGENKDYQFIRAKLSEVEADLVRQSTKYTNDHPVVKELLQQKQALLSQIQSQVKETAAGSSIDTTLNSQGEGRASLVQQLILAETEAKGQQRLAQQIQSQVNQLKANLNSIPAQQERLGELQRSVDVAEGVYKGLVAQVQQTNIDVFDVYPNVEILDAARVDSKPVSPNLSLMVLNALLAGIIGSIALLLLLERRNPLLSPQDLEYMKFPIVVSIPRIKNTELKSKLDDRKVNFFQRLASAVSLQPLNNRHLLITSAMEGEGKTTVTLGLARALVDLGFRVLMVDGDFFQAELTHKLGYTKQLNNTLTPISIERNLDLLPAIPQHGKILEMISGGRFQQALADAKSHGEYDYVLVDTAPVSSTTATPLMTAQIPNVLFVVRPSISHSSLVRDSLEQLIQHQASILALVVNDVETTAKPYTHRLHDVAINQ; via the coding sequence ATGGCTAAAATAGCAGCGATCGCCATCAGGCATTGGAAGCCCCTAATATTGTGGAACATACTGATATTGGGAGTAACTGTTGCCACCGCTATGTTTTTGCCCCGTGTTTGGATGGCAACAACACAGTTTACAGTTAATGGAGCAAGTGGCAATTTAGATGCCAATTTAGGCATTTTGGGTTCCTTGAAAAATGGTACTTCTCAGATTTCTGCGACTGGTGGGAACAGTCAATTGAATATGCAGCAGAGTATTCTCAACAGCGATACTTTGATGGAAAGGGTGCTGGCAAAAGACCCAGAAAAATCTCAATTCAAAAGATTAGCGATTTACAAGAAGCAATTTGAAGTTACTCCGGATGAAACTTCAAATATCCTTTCTATTAGCATCAACGCTTCTAGTCCAGAATTGGCAAAACTACGCGCAGATAATCTCACAAAATTGTTTCAGCAGCGACTGAGCGAACTGCGTCAAACAAACCGTTCATCTAAAAGAAAGTTAAGCACAAAAGAATTAGCAGACGCGAAAAAGAATTTGATTTTGGCACAACAAGCTTTAGCCAAGTTTAAGCAGTCTACCGGACTAGTTGACGCTCAAGAACAAACAAAAGCAATAGTTAGTACCATTGATAGTTTAACTAAAGCTCAATTACAGGCACAGTCCCAAGCTGAATATAGTCAAAATCGGGTTGCTACTTTATCAAATCGTCTGCGAATGTCACCAAATGAAGCTATTAGCTCTTTGAGTTTGGGTGAAAATAAAGATTACCAATTTATTAGAGCCAAACTATCAGAAGTAGAAGCTGATTTAGTCCGGCAAAGTACTAAATATACTAATGACCATCCTGTTGTTAAAGAACTTTTGCAACAAAAGCAAGCATTATTGAGCCAGATACAAAGCCAAGTTAAGGAAACTGCTGCTGGTTCGTCTATCGACACCACACTCAACAGTCAAGGAGAAGGACGTGCCAGTTTAGTCCAACAGTTAATTTTGGCAGAAACAGAAGCTAAGGGTCAGCAACGTCTCGCTCAACAAATACAAAGTCAAGTAAACCAGCTCAAAGCTAATTTAAATTCTATACCCGCTCAACAAGAACGGTTAGGTGAACTTCAACGCAGTGTTGATGTAGCAGAGGGTGTTTATAAAGGTTTAGTTGCCCAAGTGCAGCAAACTAATATTGATGTCTTTGATGTTTATCCCAATGTGGAAATATTAGATGCAGCCAGAGTTGATAGCAAGCCTGTTTCTCCCAACTTATCGTTAATGGTCTTGAATGCTTTACTAGCAGGAATAATTGGCAGCATTGCCCTATTATTACTGCTAGAAAGACGCAACCCGCTGTTGAGTCCTCAAGACTTGGAATATATGAAGTTCCCGATAGTTGTCTCTATTCCTCGAATCAAAAATACTGAACTGAAATCAAAACTAGATGATAGAAAGGTCAACTTCTTTCAACGTCTTGCTTCCGCAGTCAGCTTGCAACCTCTAAATAACCGTCATTTATTGATTACCAGTGCAATGGAAGGTGAAGGTAAAACAACTGTTACCTTGGGGTTAGCAAGGGCATTGGTAGATTTAGGTTTTCGGGTACTAATGGTGGATGGAGATTTTTTCCAGGCAGAACTTACTCACAAATTAGGTTACACTAAACAGCTTAACAATACTCTAACCCCCATTTCCATAGAACGTAATCTAGATTTATTGCCTGCCATCCCACAACACGGCAAAATTCTGGAGATGATATCCGGGGGACGTTTTCAACAAGCGCTAGCAGATGCCAAATCGCATGGTGAGTATGATTATGTTCTAGTTGATACTGCTCCTGTCAGTTCCACAACTGCTACACCATTAATGACAGCCCAAATTCCCAATGTATTGTTTGTTGTCCGACCGAGTATAAGTCATAGTAGCTTGGTTCGTGATAGCCTCGAACAATTGATCCAACATCAGGCATCAATTTTAGCTTTGGTAGTTAATGACGTGGAAACTACAGCTAAACCTTACACGCATCGCTTGCATGATGTCGCGATCAATCAATAA
- a CDS encoding O-antigen ligase family protein produces MLEFSRTSKITSKQSESKLQALSFAEKIIYWTIVFTPLWWLLGVQTIVYPVVSAFLLVAGFQLDKLIKNSLPICNWAWLAMILAALWTNILGLEQIGFDPLKTAATFFTLFKGYLMIFACMTVPFWHRIRVKVIVRAVSWMAISYLALLAIQMVILFAIGSQEPFLPPLARLIPGEKVSLMVKFAIIQPFFGIPLPRTDLYTADPPILGVCALLCFFICLSESSDRLRKFALFTYLVALVISQSRLAWICFPLVFVIIGCFRSGLARQGSLWVASFTSLFCAIFGLALQDVINTPLKTFNSARADSSKDREYVVNATIDAWKESPWVGWGIVDKTASWGNGEFKLPLGTFSSYAQVLYVHGVFGFVFFVTALVSTACAFWEPAMRGNRICQRAFASLIALYILCQATTLTWMAIYFWFFFLWLGAILVEVRQQKLNISSWEQLSV; encoded by the coding sequence ATGCTAGAATTTAGCCGCACTAGTAAAATTACCTCTAAACAATCTGAGTCCAAACTGCAAGCTTTATCATTTGCAGAAAAAATAATTTACTGGACTATTGTATTCACACCGCTTTGGTGGTTGTTGGGAGTACAAACTATTGTCTATCCAGTTGTTAGTGCGTTTCTACTAGTTGCAGGTTTTCAACTCGACAAGCTAATTAAAAACTCTTTGCCAATTTGCAATTGGGCATGGTTAGCAATGATTTTAGCTGCACTTTGGACAAATATTTTGGGGTTGGAACAAATAGGCTTCGATCCTTTGAAAACAGCAGCCACATTCTTTACTTTGTTCAAGGGCTACTTGATGATATTCGCCTGCATGACTGTACCATTTTGGCATCGCATCAGAGTAAAAGTGATTGTGCGGGCTGTATCTTGGATGGCAATAAGCTATTTAGCACTCCTTGCTATTCAAATGGTAATACTTTTTGCGATCGGTTCTCAAGAACCTTTTTTACCGCCGCTAGCCCGCTTAATTCCGGGTGAGAAAGTCAGTTTGATGGTGAAGTTTGCTATCATTCAGCCGTTTTTTGGTATTCCCTTACCTCGGACAGACCTATACACCGCAGACCCTCCTATTTTGGGGGTTTGTGCCCTTTTATGTTTCTTTATTTGCTTGAGTGAAAGTAGCGATCGCTTGCGTAAATTTGCTTTATTCACATACTTAGTTGCTTTGGTAATTTCTCAGAGTCGTCTAGCTTGGATATGCTTTCCGTTAGTATTTGTAATTATTGGTTGTTTCCGTAGTGGTTTAGCTAGACAAGGTTCTTTATGGGTAGCATCTTTTACTTCTTTATTCTGTGCCATTTTCGGTTTAGCTTTACAAGATGTAATTAATACACCCCTAAAAACTTTTAACAGCGCTCGTGCTGACTCATCGAAAGATCGAGAATATGTTGTTAATGCTACTATTGATGCATGGAAAGAGTCACCTTGGGTAGGGTGGGGAATTGTTGATAAAACAGCGTCTTGGGGAAATGGAGAATTTAAGCTTCCCTTGGGAACATTTTCTTCCTACGCTCAAGTGCTTTACGTACACGGGGTGTTTGGGTTTGTTTTTTTTGTTACAGCATTAGTTTCAACTGCGTGTGCCTTTTGGGAACCTGCCATGCGGGGAAACCGCATTTGCCAACGGGCATTTGCGAGTTTAATAGCTCTATATATATTGTGTCAAGCGACTACTTTGACTTGGATGGCGATTTATTTTTGGTTCTTTTTTCTTTGGTTGGGGGCTATTTTGGTAGAAGTAAGGCAACAGAAGTTAAATATTAGCAGTTGGGAACAACTTTCAGTATAA
- a CDS encoding glycosyltransferase: MSKSSPDIAIFLRCLYGGGAERGMLNLARNFLQQKLTVDMVVVKEEGSLLKQLPPGIRLINLNAQSKLGILPKLVKYLQRERPVSMLATLHYPCEIAILAKRIARVSTRIVVSEQNNLSQEAKRIPQLSVRLTPLAVKLFYPWADAIVAVSQGVAEDLANVTHLPRKRIDLIYNSVVTSEVFTKAKEPVNHPWFQPGEPPIILAVGRLYPQKDYPTLINAFAQVRQVRRSRLVILGEGPEEDNLNNLIRELGLEEDVAMLGFADNPYAYMAKATVFVLSSAWEGFGNVLVEALAVGTPVVSTNCESGPSEILASGKYGDLTPVGDSKAMAEAILNVLAGNIKKVDFSWLNQFTSETCAEKYLQVLGYPTKLLA, encoded by the coding sequence ATGTCTAAATCTTCGCCTGATATCGCAATTTTTTTGCGTTGCCTTTATGGAGGTGGCGCTGAACGAGGAATGCTGAATTTAGCTCGTAATTTTTTGCAGCAAAAACTCACAGTTGATATGGTAGTTGTTAAGGAAGAAGGCTCTTTACTAAAACAATTGCCGCCAGGAATTCGACTTATAAATTTAAACGCACAATCAAAGCTTGGCATCTTGCCTAAATTGGTTAAATATTTGCAGCGAGAGCGTCCTGTAAGTATGCTGGCAACCCTACACTATCCTTGCGAGATAGCCATCTTAGCAAAGCGTATTGCTCGCGTATCGACACGCATAGTAGTATCTGAACAGAATAATCTTTCTCAAGAAGCAAAACGCATTCCACAACTTTCAGTACGTTTAACACCTTTAGCAGTAAAACTTTTTTACCCTTGGGCAGATGCTATTGTGGCTGTTTCCCAAGGAGTAGCTGAGGACTTAGCTAATGTAACTCACCTACCAAGAAAGCGCATTGATTTAATTTACAATTCAGTTGTAACTTCTGAGGTCTTTACAAAAGCAAAAGAACCAGTTAATCACCCGTGGTTTCAACCAGGAGAACCGCCGATCATTTTGGCAGTAGGAAGGTTATATCCACAGAAAGATTATCCTACTTTAATAAATGCCTTTGCCCAAGTGCGGCAAGTACGTCGCAGTCGGTTAGTAATTTTAGGGGAGGGACCAGAAGAAGATAATCTGAATAATTTGATTCGTGAATTAGGTTTAGAAGAAGATGTTGCCATGCTGGGTTTTGCGGATAATCCTTACGCTTACATGGCAAAAGCCACAGTTTTTGTTTTGTCTTCTGCTTGGGAAGGTTTCGGCAATGTACTTGTAGAAGCATTAGCTGTAGGAACTCCAGTAGTGTCTACAAATTGCGAAAGTGGTCCATCGGAAATATTGGCTTCGGGTAAGTATGGTGACTTAACACCAGTTGGGGACTCTAAGGCAATGGCTGAGGCTATTTTAAATGTTCTCGCTGGCAATATTAAGAAAGTAGATTTCAGTTGGCTAAATCAATTTACCTCAGAAACTTGTGCCGAAAAATATCTACAGGTGTTGGGATACCCAACAAAACTATTAGCCTAA
- a CDS encoding oligosaccharide flippase family protein, with protein sequence MKSIDDESSDISPTEPTSKNSLLKNGFWATYGAFATRFLALANNLLLARLLLPSEFGVIGVAYIFWSFVNLFAQDTAASFIVYKGTKDKRYLNTTYTISIGIGLVLALALIATSPLIAKFFGIPDLTWLLTGFAFNLVLSFYQSVYVGVLRSQMRFQSLTNLTLVASMARVFSTVVSAMLGLSYWSFLIGDMVSWVIASILARREVKYNFQLQIDKEVCSEVLSYSLGGTGYSLGYYVNANSDNFVVGKLLGTTSLGYYNLAYQLTMALPVILSQVVNQIGMSAFTLMTDDKQQENALKNVIEQIAVFITPIYALFFLIIDKQAISLIFGEKWTPVAALIPWLLVFAYFRVVNSAISSMLQAKGRPGVNAKVNLIIAPVAVIGFVIGAIQGKIIGVSISVAIILGIGWTFYWWWVGCKALGWSMIKILQPSFLPILLTVILMICFSYLPIIIKPIIFAITYLIFMRRFQPTYFRKIQNFADKGFLIIRRKINL encoded by the coding sequence ATGAAAAGCATAGATGATGAATCATCTGATATTTCACCTACAGAACCAACAAGTAAGAATTCCTTACTTAAAAACGGGTTTTGGGCAACCTATGGAGCTTTTGCTACACGTTTCCTGGCTTTAGCTAATAACTTGCTACTTGCAAGATTGCTGCTGCCATCAGAATTTGGTGTCATTGGTGTAGCTTATATTTTTTGGTCTTTTGTCAATTTATTTGCCCAGGATACTGCTGCTTCATTCATTGTTTATAAAGGTACCAAAGATAAACGTTATTTAAATACTACTTACACAATTAGTATTGGCATCGGTTTAGTTTTAGCACTAGCGCTTATCGCTACATCTCCCTTGATAGCCAAGTTTTTTGGCATCCCTGATTTAACTTGGCTTCTAACTGGATTTGCCTTCAATTTGGTACTGTCTTTCTATCAGTCCGTTTATGTTGGAGTCCTAAGAAGCCAGATGCGGTTTCAAAGCCTGACAAATTTAACCTTAGTAGCTTCAATGGCACGAGTTTTTTCTACCGTTGTTAGCGCTATGCTCGGACTAAGCTACTGGTCTTTTTTAATAGGAGATATGGTTTCTTGGGTGATAGCTTCGATTCTTGCCCGTCGTGAAGTTAAATATAATTTTCAATTACAAATAGACAAAGAAGTTTGTTCAGAAGTACTTTCTTACTCCTTAGGTGGTACAGGCTATAGTTTGGGATACTACGTCAATGCTAACTCTGACAATTTCGTAGTTGGAAAACTCTTAGGTACAACCAGCTTAGGTTATTACAATTTAGCTTACCAATTGACAATGGCATTACCTGTAATTTTAAGTCAGGTTGTCAATCAAATTGGAATGTCTGCTTTTACGCTAATGACAGACGATAAACAGCAAGAAAATGCTCTCAAGAATGTAATTGAGCAAATTGCTGTTTTTATTACTCCCATATACGCTTTATTCTTTTTAATCATTGATAAGCAAGCTATTTCTCTAATTTTTGGCGAAAAATGGACACCTGTTGCCGCATTAATTCCTTGGTTGTTAGTATTTGCTTACTTCCGTGTAGTCAACTCTGCTATCAGCTCGATGTTACAAGCCAAAGGTCGTCCGGGAGTTAATGCCAAAGTCAACTTAATAATTGCTCCAGTAGCCGTAATAGGTTTTGTAATTGGAGCAATTCAAGGAAAAATTATTGGAGTCAGTATTTCTGTAGCAATTATATTGGGAATTGGTTGGACATTTTATTGGTGGTGGGTAGGTTGTAAAGCTCTTGGATGGTCAATGATAAAAATTTTACAGCCAAGCTTTTTGCCAATTTTATTGACAGTCATATTGATGATATGTTTCTCTTATTTACCAATAATTATTAAACCAATTATTTTTGCCATTACCTATTTAATTTTCATGCGGAGGTTTCAACCAACATATTTTCGGAAGATTCAAAATTTTGCTGACAAAGGTTTTCTAATTATTCGGAGAAAAATTAACTTATAA
- a CDS encoding glycosyltransferase family 2 protein — MHTTPKVSVVVPAYNVSGYIQETLISLELQTFPNFEVLVVDDGSSDDTAAIVKKFEERDSRFQLLQKSNGGLSSARNYGIRHARGEYIALLDGDDVYHKDKLATHVDRLDRDADVGVVYSASQTIRDDGRPTFISLSGKPIHSNLMLALLCKNFVGHGSNAVFRRCLVDEVGEFDEDLRSWEDVDFWLRIAATQKWGFYREKRILCYYRVRPSGLSFNLVQMRICGEQVIQAAYRRSPELIKPMLPTAYAYMHRYLARLSLQAGDIETARDFIEQALICDKSIFYRDVRSLLTLLSVRFFAIAKLAIGRSLGEAKYKKKEV, encoded by the coding sequence ATGCATACTACACCAAAGGTTAGTGTTGTAGTCCCCGCTTATAATGTTAGCGGCTACATTCAAGAAACGCTGATTTCACTCGAATTGCAAACTTTTCCAAACTTTGAGGTATTGGTAGTTGATGACGGTTCTAGTGATGATACCGCAGCTATAGTAAAAAAATTTGAAGAGCGAGATTCACGCTTTCAGTTATTGCAGAAATCAAACGGGGGTTTGTCATCTGCACGCAACTATGGCATCCGTCATGCGCGGGGTGAATATATTGCCTTGTTGGATGGTGATGATGTTTACCACAAAGATAAATTAGCAACTCATGTCGATCGCTTAGATAGAGATGCTGATGTTGGAGTGGTTTACAGTGCTTCGCAGACAATTCGCGACGATGGACGACCAACGTTTATTAGCTTGAGCGGCAAACCAATACATTCAAATTTGATGTTGGCTTTGTTGTGCAAAAATTTCGTCGGACACGGTTCTAATGCAGTGTTTCGTCGATGTTTAGTGGATGAGGTTGGGGAGTTTGACGAAGACTTACGCAGTTGGGAAGATGTCGATTTTTGGTTGCGGATAGCAGCAACGCAGAAGTGGGGTTTTTATCGAGAGAAGCGTATTTTATGCTATTACCGCGTTCGTCCTTCTGGATTGTCTTTCAATCTCGTGCAAATGCGGATTTGTGGTGAACAGGTCATTCAGGCTGCTTATCGACGATCGCCAGAGTTAATAAAACCAATGTTACCAACAGCTTACGCTTATATGCACCGCTATTTGGCGCGGTTGTCCCTTCAGGCTGGTGATATAGAAACAGCGCGTGATTTTATTGAGCAAGCTTTGATTTGCGACAAGTCAATTTTTTATCGGGATGTGCGATCGCTCCTCACCCTATTATCTGTGCGTTTCTTCGCAATCGCCAAACTAGCGATCGGGCGATCGCTCGGGGAAGCAAAGTACAAAAAAAAAGAAGTATGA
- a CDS encoding beta-1,6-N-acetylglucosaminyltransferase, translating to MKVCYLIQSHINPEQIYRLLDLIKKSSPEAQVIVSHNFSCCELDVTTLQNSGVQVLTGKGGRGDFVLLQSYLDAIKWLIDNQINYDWLIYLSGQDYPIKPISKIENFLAETNYDGFIEYFNIFSPESHWSIKEATSRYLFRYKKINYLTKLPGWVKELLTPVKIINYLQPFVRINLAYDMLGVRALSLLIKDFVFYGGSFFTTLSRKCVEYLHQFCQIHPEVVEYYKGVCVADESFLQTILVNSGLFNLCNDNKRYYDFSQSRNGRPATLTTNDYNAIMQSEAHFARKFDICKDSRILDLLDKEIGKVVFDS from the coding sequence ATGAAAGTTTGTTACTTAATACAGAGTCATATAAATCCTGAGCAAATTTATCGATTACTTGATCTTATTAAAAAATCCAGTCCTGAGGCTCAAGTTATTGTAAGTCATAATTTTTCTTGTTGTGAATTGGATGTGACAACTTTACAAAACTCCGGCGTTCAAGTATTAACAGGTAAGGGTGGACGTGGCGATTTTGTGCTACTTCAATCTTACCTGGATGCTATCAAATGGTTGATTGATAACCAAATTAACTATGATTGGTTAATTTACCTTTCTGGTCAGGATTATCCGATCAAACCAATATCAAAGATTGAGAATTTTTTAGCCGAAACTAATTATGATGGGTTTATAGAATATTTTAATATTTTTTCACCCGAAAGCCATTGGAGTATCAAAGAAGCTACAAGCCGTTATTTATTTAGATATAAAAAAATTAATTACCTGACAAAATTACCGGGTTGGGTAAAGGAATTACTTACACCAGTGAAAATAATAAATTACTTGCAGCCTTTTGTCAGAATAAATTTGGCATATGACATGTTAGGTGTGAGAGCATTATCATTATTGATTAAAGACTTTGTTTTTTATGGAGGTTCTTTCTTTACTACTTTATCGAGAAAATGTGTAGAATATTTGCACCAATTTTGTCAAATCCATCCAGAAGTAGTCGAATATTACAAAGGAGTATGCGTAGCCGATGAATCTTTTCTACAAACAATATTAGTGAATAGTGGATTATTCAATTTATGTAATGATAATAAGCGCTACTATGATTTTTCTCAAAGTCGTAACGGGCGTCCCGCCACTTTAACAACAAATGATTATAATGCAATAATGCAAAGCGAGGCTCACTTTGCGAGAAAATTCGACATATGTAAAGACAGTAGGATTTTAGACCTTTTAGATAAGGAGATTGGGAAAGTTGTATTTGATAGCTAA
- a CDS encoding WecB/TagA/CpsF family glycosyltransferase, whose amino-acid sequence MTIPAIVEAVQRACIEGKKITVANYNIHSFNLSMQLPWYYEFLQSVEIANCDSVGILRAIAYMGLDLPLDYRASYTLLMPKVLESCNKHRFSVFFLGAKPEYLQTALERLRVKYPSVCFAGHHGYFDKEDPKANQAVIEQINQVKPNILVVGMGMPIQESWVQKHRSSLQVNAIMLGGAIIDRMAGVVSDCPHFISNMGFEWLYRLCREPKRLAARYLLGNPAFALHIALAMSNASPLRVELMPGIDR is encoded by the coding sequence ATGACTATCCCTGCAATTGTGGAGGCAGTTCAAAGGGCATGTATTGAAGGCAAGAAAATAACTGTAGCGAATTACAATATCCACAGCTTTAACTTATCGATGCAATTGCCGTGGTATTACGAGTTTTTGCAAAGTGTAGAAATTGCTAACTGTGACAGCGTGGGAATATTAAGGGCGATCGCTTATATGGGGTTGGATTTACCCTTAGATTACCGAGCCTCGTACACATTGTTAATGCCCAAAGTCTTGGAAAGTTGCAATAAACATAGGTTTTCAGTATTTTTCCTCGGAGCAAAGCCGGAATATTTACAAACTGCCCTTGAGCGCTTGAGAGTAAAGTATCCAAGTGTTTGTTTTGCTGGACATCACGGCTATTTCGACAAAGAAGACCCAAAAGCAAATCAAGCTGTAATTGAGCAAATTAATCAAGTAAAGCCGAATATTTTGGTTGTAGGCATGGGAATGCCAATTCAAGAATCTTGGGTGCAAAAGCATCGCAGTAGCTTGCAGGTTAATGCCATCATGCTTGGTGGAGCGATTATCGATCGCATGGCTGGAGTAGTCTCTGATTGTCCGCATTTTATATCTAATATGGGTTTTGAGTGGCTCTATCGTCTCTGTCGCGAACCAAAACGTCTAGCAGCTCGCTATTTGTTAGGAAATCCAGCTTTTGCATTACACATTGCTTTAGCAATGTCTAATGCATCACCACTACGAGTAGAACTCATGCCAGGTATAGATAGATAA